One Pocillopora verrucosa isolate sample1 chromosome 10, ASM3666991v2, whole genome shotgun sequence genomic window carries:
- the LOC131788402 gene encoding indian hedgehog protein: MEIATASFFIRFTFLVFLLLLVQFRLSLSCSGSTNALDKRGPRKALMLEQNVPDTSEYSQQASGPSKGKITRNSPEFDKLKPCYNNAIIFKDEEGTGADRLMSKRCQDKLNTLADLVRRQWPTVKLVVTEAWDEQGQHSENSLHYEGRAVDLRLSDKDKTKIGYLGRLAVDAGFDWVYYQKRTHIHASVREDGYKDEAWGGCFSSDSVVKLENGADLRVRNLQIGDIVQVMTEEGKLGYSEIVMFADFKPDIPRASHVLIETENPAKRITLTPSHLIFTTSNSSESRLKSKQAGKVLPGEFLQVSSQGKLVPSLVRRVSVVKRTGMVAPVTMQGNVIVDGVLCSCYAMIADHDIAHMVFSPLRLVHSFASNLWRMDMSIQQGMHWYPGLLMKINALLGIYELS, encoded by the exons ATGGAAATTGCGACCGCCTCGTTTTTCATTCGTTtcacttttcttgtatttctACTGCTTTTAGTGCAGTTTAGGCTCTCACTGTCGTGCAGTGGCTCCACAAATGCGCTGGACAAAAGAGGCCCGAGAAAAGCTTTAATGCTGGAACAGAACGTGCCAGATACTTCAGAATACAGTCAGCAAGCAAGTGGACCATCAAAAGGAAAGATAACAAGAAACTCTCCTGAGTTTGATAAACTTAAACCCTGCTACAACAACGCTATAATATTCAAAGACGAAGAAGGAACCGGGGCAGATCGCTTGATGTCGAAG aGATGCCAAGACAAATTGAACACGTTGGCGGATCTTGTAAGACGACAATGGCCCACAGTAAAGCTCGTCGTTACAGAAGCATGGGATGAACAGGGACAGCATTCGGAAAATTCGCTGCATTACGAAGGAAGAGCAGTCGACCTACGTTTGTCCGACAAGGACAAGACTAAAATCGGTTATCTAGGGCGACTAGCTGTTGACGCTGGTTTTGACTGGGTTTACTACCAGAAAAGGACTCACATTCACGCTTCAGTCCGCGAAG atgGCTACAAAGACGAAGCTTGGGGAGGATGTTTCAGCTCTGACTCAGTCGTTAAACTGGAAAATGGCGCTGATTTGCGGGTCCGAAATCTGCAAATAGGTGACATTGTACAGGTTATGACAGAGGAAGGAAAATTGGGTTACAGTGAAATTGTAATGTTCGCAGATTTTAAACCCGACATACCTCGTGCTTCGCACGTTTTAATCGAGACCGAAAATCCCGCCAAACGAATTACACTTACACCCTCGCACCTTATTTTCACCACGAGCAATTCCTCAGAGAGTCGGCTAAAATCAAAACAAGCCGGAAAAGTGTTACCTGGCGAGTTTCTGCAAGTTTCATCACAAGGCAAGCTTGTCCCATCGTTGGTGAGAAGAGTGTCTGTTGTCAAACGAACTGGCATGGTCGCACCAGTAACCATGCAAGGTAATGTCATTGTGGATGGTGTTCTGTGTTCATGCTATGCCATGATAGCCGATCACGATATTGCGCACATGGTTTTCAGTCCTCTGAGACTTGTACATAGTTTTGCGTCGAATCTCTGGAGAATGGACATGTCAATTCAACAAGGAATGCATTGGTATCCAGGACtgctgatgaaaataaatgctTTATTGGGCATTTATGAGCTCTCGTGA